Proteins encoded together in one Dermacentor variabilis isolate Ectoservices chromosome 2, ASM5094787v1, whole genome shotgun sequence window:
- the galla-1 gene encoding cytosolic iron-sulfur assembly component galla-1: MGVVEDGNRRLVEEVYDLIKDIRDPEKPHTLEELGVVSEEEISVNTDRDAYSYVSVTLIPTVPHCHLAAIIGLCVRTKLEENLPYNFKLDIFIKEGSHTTAAELSKQINDKERVAAAMENKNIKDMVQSCVSYETM, translated from the exons ATGGGTGTTGTTGAGGACGGAAATCGAAGGCTTGTCGAGGAAGTCTACG ATTTGATAAAAGACATTCGTGATCCTGAGAAGCCTCACACACTGGAAGAGCTCGGTGTTGTGTCTGAGGAGGAGATAAGCGTCAACACTGATAGGGACGCCTACAGTTATGTGAGCGTCACCCTAATACCGACCGTGCCTCATTGCCACCTCGCTGCCATCATTG gGCTCTGCGTAAGGACAAAGCTTGAGGAAAACTTGCCTTACAATTTCAAG cttgacATCTTCATTAAGGAAGGTTCTCACACAACTGCTGCTGAAT TGAGCAAGCAGATCAATGACAAAGAAAGAGTAGCCGCAGCAATGGAAAACAAGAACATTAAAGATATGGTGCAGAGCTGCGTCTCCTACGAGACCATGTAA